The region CGGCCCACCACCCGTGGCGGCACCCCCGCACCGGTTCAGGCCCCGGCGAGCCGGCGCGGGCCGTCGTCCGGCCCCTGCGCGGGGTCGCCGGGCCTCGTGCTTGGCTGTGCCGCGTGGCGCGTTTTCAGGAGACGGGGCAGCGGCACTTCGTCGCTCAGATCGAGCAGGCGGGTGTGGAAGCCGGGGCCGAGGTGCGCTGGCACAGCGACCACTGGCTGGCCGAGCTGGTCACCGACGAGCGGCGGGCGTTGATCATCGGGCAGGTGTTCCCGCTGAACAACGCGGCGGCGGCGCAGATCGCGACGGACAAGGTGGCGACCTGCGCGCTGCTCGCCGCCGCGGGCCTGCCGGCCGTGCCGCACCACCTGCTGCGGTTCCGGAACCTGCCCGACCCGGTCGCGCTGACCCGCGAGCTGGTCGGGCTGCCCGCCGTCCTCAAACCGCACCGGGAGAGCAGCGGCGTGGACGTGCTGCGGGCCGTGGACGAGGCGCAGGCCCGCACGGCGCTGGCCCACCTGGCGAGCCGGTACCGGGCGATCGCGGTCTCGCCGTTCCTGCCGATCGAGGACGAGTTCCGGCTGGTCGTGCTCGACGGCGAGGTGCTGCTGGTCTACCGCAAGGTGACCGCGCCGGGGGAGTGGCGGCACAACCTGCACTTCGGCGCGCGGCCCGAACTCGACGTCGACCCGGCGGCGCTGCCCGCGCTGACCTCGTTGGCCCTGGCCGCCATGCGGGCGCTGGACCTGCGGTTCGCGAGCGTGGACGTGGCGGTGGTCGCCGGCCGGCCGAGCGTGCTGGAGGTCAACAGCGGCGTGATCCTGGAGCACTTCAGCCACGCCGGCGACCGCCACCGGGCGCTCGCGGCCGACGTCTACCGCGCCGCCGTGCGGGCCTGCCTGGCGTAGTCGCGTCCCGTCGACAGGGCGGCGGACACCGACCGGTCGGCGGACGCTGTCCGGCTGGCGGACACCGACCGGTCAGCAGACGCTGTCGGTCGGCTTCGGGTTGACGAGG is a window of Saccharothrix espanaensis DSM 44229 DNA encoding:
- a CDS encoding ATP-grasp domain-containing protein — its product is MARFQETGQRHFVAQIEQAGVEAGAEVRWHSDHWLAELVTDERRALIIGQVFPLNNAAAAQIATDKVATCALLAAAGLPAVPHHLLRFRNLPDPVALTRELVGLPAVLKPHRESSGVDVLRAVDEAQARTALAHLASRYRAIAVSPFLPIEDEFRLVVLDGEVLLVYRKVTAPGEWRHNLHFGARPELDVDPAALPALTSLALAAMRALDLRFASVDVAVVAGRPSVLEVNSGVILEHFSHAGDRHRALAADVYRAAVRACLA